The following proteins are encoded in a genomic region of Mycolicibacterium rutilum:
- a CDS encoding VOC family protein, with product MTADPDPLRLHHVVFAVAPERRAETVALFGELGFAFQEAELTELGVRVHLDWNRGIELISPLPGSTATVAAKVTEFLNRSGDGVYTVVVRVPDAAAAETVAERYGSTVRFRQGFSGEGSYLEEIDLSVRGLPLTLLATNVS from the coding sequence ATGACCGCCGACCCGGACCCGCTGCGGTTGCATCACGTCGTGTTCGCGGTGGCGCCGGAGCGTCGCGCGGAGACGGTGGCGTTGTTCGGAGAACTCGGCTTCGCCTTCCAGGAGGCCGAACTGACCGAGCTGGGCGTGCGGGTCCATCTCGACTGGAACCGGGGCATCGAGTTGATCAGCCCGCTGCCCGGGTCGACGGCGACCGTCGCGGCGAAGGTCACCGAGTTCCTCAACCGCAGCGGGGACGGCGTCTACACGGTCGTGGTCCGGGTCCCGGACGCCGCCGCCGCCGAGACCGTCGCCGAGAGATACGGATCGACAGTCCGCTTCCGGCAGGGCTTCTCCGGTGAGGGCTCCTACCTCGAGGAGATCGACCTGTCGGTGCGCGGGCTGCCGCTGACCTTGCTCGCCACCAACGTGTCATGA
- a CDS encoding cytochrome P450, whose product MTAATKPSVFDAGLPVLDYDITATPQDIYPQFRAAQQQAPIALGPVGPEVLSYELARTVLRDPRFGIPPGIHLSAHGITSGPLWDRVTRSILNMEGAEHRRLRGLVSTAFTPRGTARMDPTIHTVVNELVDRVAGQGRCEFVADIARPYPIPVICALLGAPRDDWQRFSRWAEDIFKIVSFDCDLAAEEPVILRAWAEFDDYIDEMIAHRRDHLTDDLLSELIRAEDDGDRLDAGELRMLAFSVLIAGTDTTRSQLAASMQVLCDHLEQWELLRDQPDLAMRAVEETMRHSPSMCSTVRSALDDVTIGEYMFPAGTFIIVNTYAANRDPAIYDDPARFDITRDEPPPILTFGGGAHYCLGANLARRELAEALKILAHRMPHPRRVGPVPWKPLLGMSGPTSLPIEFG is encoded by the coding sequence ATGACCGCGGCGACGAAGCCCAGCGTCTTCGACGCCGGACTGCCGGTGCTCGACTACGACATCACGGCCACCCCGCAGGACATCTATCCGCAGTTCCGGGCCGCCCAGCAGCAGGCGCCGATCGCGCTCGGACCGGTCGGGCCCGAGGTGCTGTCCTACGAACTGGCGCGCACGGTGCTCCGCGACCCCCGGTTCGGGATCCCGCCGGGAATTCACCTGTCCGCCCACGGCATCACGTCGGGTCCGCTGTGGGACCGGGTGACGCGCAGCATCCTGAACATGGAAGGTGCTGAGCACCGGCGCCTCCGCGGACTGGTGTCGACGGCGTTCACCCCGCGGGGGACGGCGCGCATGGACCCCACCATCCACACCGTCGTCAACGAACTCGTCGACCGGGTCGCCGGCCAGGGGCGGTGTGAGTTCGTCGCCGACATCGCCCGGCCGTATCCGATCCCGGTGATCTGCGCGTTGCTCGGCGCCCCGCGCGACGACTGGCAACGGTTCTCACGGTGGGCCGAAGACATCTTCAAGATCGTCAGCTTCGACTGCGACCTCGCCGCGGAAGAACCGGTCATCCTGCGGGCATGGGCCGAGTTCGACGATTACATCGACGAAATGATCGCGCACCGACGCGATCACCTCACCGACGATCTGCTGTCCGAGCTCATCCGCGCCGAGGACGACGGCGATCGCCTCGACGCCGGCGAACTGCGCATGTTGGCGTTCAGTGTGCTGATCGCCGGAACCGACACCACGCGAAGCCAACTGGCGGCGTCCATGCAGGTGTTGTGCGATCACCTCGAGCAGTGGGAGCTGCTGCGGGACCAACCCGACCTCGCGATGCGGGCCGTCGAGGAGACCATGCGGCATTCGCCGTCGATGTGCAGCACGGTCCGCAGCGCCCTCGACGATGTCACGATCGGCGAGTACATGTTCCCCGCCGGGACGTTCATCATCGTCAACACGTATGCGGCCAACCGCGATCCGGCGATCTACGACGACCCGGCGCGCTTCGACATCACCCGCGACGAACCCCCACCGATCCTGACGTTCGGCGGTGGGGCGCACTACTGCCTCGGCGCGAACCTGGCGCGACGCGAGCTCGCCGAGGCGCTGAAGATCCTCGCGCACCGGATGCCCCATCCGCGGCGCGTCGGACCCGTGCCGTGGAAGCCGCTGCTGGGCATGAGCGGTCCGACCAGCCTGCCGATCGAGTTCGGCTGA
- a CDS encoding isomerase, which yields MGYRFDSDVLHEVARQVVGWPLETGELVTCAVELLAEAYPDSIAPTAGRWVGSKAGGILGKVRFLYFSPREYLVIFGSPTGTQGFSGRYKRVQIHKFLMAGQIDSYDLESDDLTATTLRPGEHTCLEKGQARGLTIHPGSWHLEYGRGAVATTLPFAMVDTLLVSLEFESVRRSGVEFARLIRRQVAGSRPRSR from the coding sequence ATGGGGTACCGGTTCGACTCCGACGTCCTGCATGAGGTTGCGCGGCAGGTCGTCGGGTGGCCGCTGGAGACCGGTGAACTGGTCACCTGCGCCGTCGAGCTGCTCGCCGAGGCGTACCCGGATTCGATCGCGCCGACGGCCGGCCGGTGGGTGGGCAGCAAGGCCGGCGGCATCCTCGGCAAGGTGCGGTTCCTGTACTTCAGTCCGCGGGAGTACCTCGTCATCTTCGGCTCGCCCACCGGAACGCAGGGATTCTCGGGCCGCTACAAGCGGGTACAGATCCACAAGTTCCTGATGGCCGGCCAGATCGACTCCTACGACCTGGAATCCGACGATCTCACCGCCACGACGCTGCGACCCGGCGAGCACACGTGCCTGGAGAAGGGGCAGGCGCGGGGGTTGACGATCCACCCGGGGTCCTGGCACCTCGAGTACGGCCGCGGCGCGGTGGCGACCACGCTGCCGTTCGCGATGGTCGACACCCTGCTGGTGTCACTGGAATTCGAGTCGGTCCGGCGCTCGGGCGTCGAGTTCGCCCGATTGATTCGCCGCCAGGTCGCGGGATCTCGACCACGTTCCCGGTAG
- a CDS encoding MFS transporter has product MSTVSSRVSPMRVALASFIGTTVEFYDFLIYGTAAALVFPKLFFPAVSPATGLLLSFATFGVGFVARPLGGVVFGHFGDRVGRKKMLVCSLLIMGGATVLMGLLPTYAQIGLAAPILLTLLRLAQGFAVGGEWGGATLMAVEHASTDRKGLYGAFPQMGAPAGTACATLAFWAVSQLSDDQFLSWGWRVPFLASAVLIVIGLVIRLSVSESPDFDALRRRERVARMPIAQAFQRHWRQILLVAGAYLSQGVFAYICVAYLVSYGTTVAGIDRTQALFGVAVAAVVAVITYPMFGALSDRLGRKPVFLAGVVLMGLSVWPVFALINTGSALLFGVALLLVFGFAMAPAAGVTGSLFSLAFDPDVRYSGVSIGYTLSQVVGSAFAPTIATALYAATKTSNSIVAYLVAVSVISAVSACFLPGTWSRSRDLAANQSGELDARAPDRLEFQ; this is encoded by the coding sequence ATGTCGACGGTGTCATCACGGGTTTCGCCGATGCGGGTGGCGCTCGCCAGCTTCATCGGCACGACGGTCGAGTTCTACGACTTCCTCATCTACGGCACCGCAGCCGCGCTGGTGTTCCCGAAACTGTTCTTCCCCGCCGTGTCGCCGGCGACGGGGTTGCTGTTGTCGTTCGCGACGTTCGGTGTCGGCTTCGTCGCACGCCCCCTCGGCGGCGTGGTGTTCGGTCATTTCGGCGACCGGGTCGGACGCAAGAAGATGCTCGTCTGCTCGCTGCTCATCATGGGCGGGGCGACGGTGCTCATGGGTCTGCTGCCGACCTACGCCCAGATCGGGTTGGCCGCGCCGATTCTGTTGACGCTGTTGCGTCTTGCCCAGGGGTTCGCGGTCGGCGGCGAGTGGGGTGGCGCCACACTGATGGCGGTCGAGCACGCCTCGACGGATCGCAAGGGGCTCTACGGCGCCTTCCCGCAGATGGGCGCTCCCGCGGGCACCGCGTGCGCGACGCTCGCGTTCTGGGCGGTTTCGCAGCTGTCCGACGACCAGTTTCTGAGCTGGGGGTGGCGGGTGCCGTTCCTGGCGAGCGCGGTGCTGATCGTCATCGGACTGGTGATCCGGCTGTCCGTGTCGGAGAGCCCGGATTTCGACGCGCTGCGCCGGCGGGAGCGGGTCGCGCGGATGCCGATCGCGCAGGCGTTCCAGAGGCATTGGCGGCAGATCCTTCTGGTGGCCGGCGCCTATCTGTCCCAGGGTGTGTTCGCCTACATCTGCGTGGCGTATCTGGTGTCCTACGGCACGACCGTCGCGGGGATCGACCGGACCCAGGCGCTGTTCGGTGTCGCGGTCGCGGCGGTGGTCGCGGTGATCACCTACCCGATGTTCGGCGCGCTGTCCGATCGCCTCGGCCGCAAGCCGGTGTTCCTCGCCGGTGTGGTCCTGATGGGCCTGTCGGTCTGGCCGGTGTTCGCGTTGATCAACACCGGCAGCGCGCTGCTGTTCGGGGTTGCGCTGCTGCTGGTGTTCGGGTTCGCGATGGCGCCGGCGGCCGGTGTCACCGGTTCGCTGTTCAGCCTGGCGTTCGATCCCGATGTCCGCTACAGCGGGGTCTCGATCGGCTACACCTTGTCGCAGGTGGTCGGGTCGGCGTTCGCGCCGACGATCGCGACCGCGTTGTACGCCGCGACGAAGACGAGCAACTCGATCGTGGCCTACCTTGTTGCGGTGTCGGTGATCTCGGCTGTGTCGGCGTGCTTCCTACCGGGAACGTGGTCGAGATCCCGCGACCTGGCGGCGAATCAATCGGGCGAACTCGACGCCCGAGCGCCGGACCGACTCGAATTCCAGTGA
- a CDS encoding MFS transporter, translating to MAVRTADTRVVRTAVGGAAIGNTVEWFDFAIYGFLATYIADKFFPPGDETAALLNTFAIFAAAFFMRPLGGFFFGPLADRIGRQRVLALVILLMSASTLAIGLVPSYESIGVAAPVLLLVLRCLQGFSAGGEYGSGACFLAEYATDRNRGFIVSFLVWSVVIGFLLGSLTVTGLEAALSESAMNSYGWRIPFLIAGVLGVVGLYIRLRLPDTPEFERLREEGEVSSTPLRDALTTSWRPILQIIGLVVIHNVGFYLVFTYLPSYFTETLNFTKIDAFVSITVACLVAIALIPPLGALSDRIGRKPLLYAGAIAFAVGSYPLFLLLNSGTLVAAVAAHAALAAIESVFVSASLAAGAELFATRVRSSGYSIGYNVSVAIFGGTAPYVATWLVDRTENQIAPAFYVIAAAVITLATLLTMRETAGRPLATTVRT from the coding sequence ATGGCTGTGCGCACCGCGGACACCCGCGTCGTCCGGACGGCGGTCGGCGGCGCGGCGATAGGCAACACCGTCGAGTGGTTCGACTTCGCGATCTACGGCTTCCTGGCCACCTACATCGCCGACAAGTTCTTCCCGCCGGGCGACGAGACCGCAGCGCTGCTCAACACTTTCGCGATCTTCGCCGCCGCGTTCTTCATGCGACCGCTGGGTGGGTTCTTCTTCGGCCCGTTGGCCGACCGGATCGGCCGCCAGCGGGTGCTGGCGCTGGTGATCCTGCTGATGTCGGCGTCCACCCTGGCGATCGGCCTGGTGCCCAGCTACGAGTCGATCGGCGTCGCGGCGCCGGTGTTGCTGCTCGTGCTGCGGTGTCTACAGGGCTTCTCCGCCGGCGGCGAGTACGGCAGCGGCGCCTGCTTCCTCGCCGAATACGCCACCGACCGCAACCGCGGGTTCATCGTCTCGTTCCTGGTGTGGTCGGTCGTGATCGGCTTCCTGCTCGGGTCGCTGACGGTGACCGGGCTGGAGGCGGCGCTCTCCGAGTCCGCGATGAACTCCTACGGATGGCGCATCCCGTTCCTGATCGCCGGGGTGCTCGGCGTGGTCGGTCTCTACATCCGGTTGCGACTGCCCGACACCCCGGAGTTCGAGCGGCTGCGCGAGGAAGGCGAGGTGTCGTCGACGCCGCTGCGCGACGCGCTCACCACATCCTGGCGGCCGATCCTGCAGATCATCGGCCTGGTGGTCATTCACAACGTCGGCTTCTATCTGGTATTCACCTATCTGCCAAGCTATTTCACCGAGACGCTGAACTTCACCAAGATCGACGCGTTCGTGTCGATCACGGTTGCCTGCCTGGTGGCGATAGCCCTCATCCCGCCGCTGGGTGCGCTCTCGGACCGGATCGGCCGCAAGCCGCTGCTGTACGCAGGTGCGATCGCGTTCGCGGTCGGATCCTATCCGCTGTTCCTGCTGCTCAATTCGGGAACGCTGGTCGCCGCGGTCGCCGCGCACGCCGCGCTGGCGGCGATCGAGTCGGTGTTCGTGTCGGCGTCGCTGGCGGCCGGCGCCGAGCTGTTCGCCACCCGGGTGCGCTCCAGCGGTTACTCGATCGGATACAACGTCTCGGTCGCGATCTTCGGTGGGACGGCGCCGTATGTCGCGACGTGGCTCGTGGACCGCACCGAAAACCAGATCGCGCCGGCCTTCTACGTCATCGCCGCCGCGGTGATCACGCTCGCGACGCTGTTGACGATGCGCGAGACCGCCGGACGGCCGTTGGCGACCACGGTTCGCACATAG
- a CDS encoding adenylate/guanylate cyclase domain-containing protein encodes MRPRRLLVRYAAGLAFAYLLTAGEVIVIVASLAGRSVITLGNVVTTAALLAVGTATVAASAVAILIPPLRFLKAGREPTPAERASTLNMMRRQAAATLAPWVLTAAVLIPLNINAGSTTLAVIGSAMLFGAIATVCTGFLFTLRTLRPVLTSVAPDPTTPRLTAPGVRARLLLMWTVCTALPGVAIAALLVLRDTGRLTGETAAIELALLVLALVAVVVGLRAMILVSMSISDPLQDVVQAMADVERGRIDRSVDVYEWSEIGRLQRGFNSMVAGLRERDRLRDLFGRHVGEEVVRRAIEENESLSGDERDVAVLFIDLVGSTRLAASREPVEVAALLNEFFRIVVAAVDERHGLINKFQGDAALAVFGAPLRMDDPAGAALATARVLVTELRRLGVDFGIGVSAGPVFAGNIGAENRYEYTVVGDAVNEAARLADRAKEFETRVLCSGSALTRANDGEVARWAAHGAETLRGRGAVTEIFTPVPAG; translated from the coding sequence GTGAGGCCACGCCGCCTGCTCGTCCGGTACGCGGCAGGCCTCGCGTTCGCCTATCTGTTGACCGCAGGCGAGGTCATCGTGATCGTCGCCTCGCTCGCCGGCCGCAGCGTCATCACGCTGGGCAACGTGGTCACGACCGCGGCACTGCTCGCCGTCGGCACCGCGACCGTGGCGGCCAGCGCCGTCGCAATCCTGATCCCGCCGCTGCGTTTCCTGAAGGCCGGCCGGGAGCCCACCCCCGCCGAACGTGCGTCGACCCTGAACATGATGCGGCGCCAGGCCGCGGCCACGCTGGCGCCGTGGGTGCTCACGGCCGCGGTGCTGATACCGCTGAACATCAACGCCGGTTCCACCACGTTGGCGGTGATCGGTTCGGCGATGCTGTTCGGTGCGATCGCCACGGTCTGTACCGGATTTCTGTTCACGCTGCGCACGCTGCGACCGGTGTTGACCAGTGTCGCACCGGATCCCACCACGCCGCGGCTGACCGCGCCCGGTGTCCGGGCCCGGCTGCTGCTGATGTGGACCGTGTGCACCGCGCTACCCGGCGTTGCCATCGCGGCGCTGCTGGTGCTGCGCGACACCGGCCGGCTCACCGGGGAGACGGCCGCGATCGAGTTGGCACTGCTGGTGCTGGCGCTGGTCGCCGTCGTCGTGGGCCTGCGCGCGATGATCCTCGTCTCGATGTCGATCTCGGACCCGCTGCAGGACGTCGTGCAGGCGATGGCGGACGTCGAGCGTGGTCGCATCGACCGGTCCGTCGACGTGTACGAGTGGTCCGAGATCGGCCGCCTGCAACGCGGTTTCAACAGCATGGTCGCCGGGCTCCGCGAGCGCGACCGGCTCCGCGACCTGTTCGGCAGGCACGTCGGCGAGGAAGTGGTGCGCCGGGCGATCGAGGAGAACGAGTCGCTGTCCGGCGACGAGCGCGACGTCGCCGTCTTGTTCATCGACCTCGTCGGCTCCACCCGGCTGGCCGCCAGCCGCGAACCGGTCGAGGTCGCCGCACTGCTCAACGAGTTCTTCCGCATCGTGGTCGCCGCCGTCGACGAGCGGCACGGGCTCATCAACAAGTTCCAGGGCGACGCCGCGTTGGCGGTGTTCGGGGCGCCGCTGCGAATGGACGACCCCGCCGGTGCCGCGCTCGCCACGGCCCGGGTCCTGGTGACCGAGTTACGCCGCCTGGGTGTCGACTTCGGCATCGGCGTATCGGCGGGGCCGGTGTTCGCCGGCAACATCGGCGCCGAGAACCGCTACGAATACACGGTCGTCGGCGACGCGGTCAACGAGGCGGCGCGGTTGGCCGACCGCGCCAAGGAGTTCGAGACCCGCGTGTTGTGCTCGGGCTCGGCGCTCACCCGTGCGAATGACGGCGAGGTGGCGCGCTGGGCGGCGCACGGCGCGGAAACCCTGCGGGGCCGCGGCGCCGTGACCGAGATCTTCACACCGGTTCCGGCTGGTTAG
- a CDS encoding class I adenylate-forming enzyme family protein: MSIALLLEMASSNPDRTAVVSGELRLTTGELSALADGGAGVIAASGASHVAYVGLGGAMLPLLLFSSARAAVPVTPLNYRLSADGLRELIDRLPQPLVIADEEYREMVAGAGKLVMSSDEFLAAARTADPAAEFPDPEDVGVVLFTSGTTSRPKAVELTHNNLTSYITGTVEFDSAEPGDAALICVPPYHIAGVSAALSNLYAGRKMVYLPQFDAKEWIRLVSGEGVTSATVVPTMLDRIVSALESESTPLPTLRSLAYGGSKVPLPLVRKALGLLPDVGFVNAYGLTETSSTIAVLGPDDHREALASSDEAVLRRLGSVGQPVPGIEVQIRSEDGAVLGPGETGELYVRGDQVSGRYAEIGSVLDADGWFPTKDVAMLDEDGYLFIGGRSDDTIIRGGENIAPAEIEEVLVEHPAVHDCAVFGAEDPQWGQIIVAVVVPADGATPDPDELRDYVRGQLRGSRTPDRVVFRDELPTSPTGKVLRRELVAEFSAAKS, encoded by the coding sequence ATGAGCATCGCACTCCTGCTCGAGATGGCCTCGAGCAACCCGGACCGCACCGCCGTCGTGTCAGGCGAATTGCGGCTGACCACAGGCGAGTTGAGCGCCCTGGCGGACGGTGGTGCCGGTGTCATCGCCGCATCCGGCGCGTCGCACGTCGCCTATGTCGGCCTGGGCGGCGCCATGCTGCCGCTGCTGCTGTTCTCCTCCGCCCGTGCCGCGGTGCCGGTCACCCCGCTCAACTACCGGCTCAGCGCCGACGGCCTGCGCGAACTCATCGACCGTCTCCCCCAGCCCCTCGTCATCGCCGACGAGGAGTACCGCGAGATGGTCGCCGGGGCGGGCAAGCTGGTGATGAGTTCCGACGAGTTCCTCGCAGCCGCACGCACGGCGGATCCGGCGGCCGAGTTCCCCGACCCCGAGGACGTCGGCGTGGTGCTGTTCACCTCCGGCACCACCTCGCGTCCGAAAGCCGTTGAGCTGACCCACAACAACCTCACCAGCTACATCACCGGCACGGTCGAGTTCGACTCGGCCGAACCCGGCGACGCCGCCCTGATCTGCGTGCCGCCGTACCACATCGCCGGGGTCAGCGCGGCGCTGTCGAACCTCTACGCCGGCCGCAAGATGGTGTACCTGCCGCAGTTCGACGCCAAGGAGTGGATCCGGCTGGTCTCAGGTGAGGGCGTGACCTCGGCGACCGTCGTGCCGACGATGCTCGACCGCATCGTCAGCGCGCTGGAGTCGGAATCCACGCCGTTGCCGACGCTGCGCAGCCTGGCCTACGGCGGCTCTAAGGTGCCACTTCCGTTGGTGCGCAAGGCACTCGGATTATTGCCCGACGTCGGCTTCGTCAACGCCTACGGCCTGACCGAGACGAGTTCGACGATCGCGGTGCTCGGCCCCGACGACCACCGGGAAGCGCTCGCTTCGTCCGACGAGGCGGTGCTGCGTCGGCTGGGTTCGGTGGGGCAACCGGTTCCGGGTATCGAGGTGCAGATCCGCAGCGAGGACGGCGCCGTGCTCGGGCCCGGCGAGACCGGTGAACTGTACGTGCGCGGCGACCAGGTCTCGGGCCGCTACGCCGAGATCGGCTCGGTGCTCGACGCCGACGGGTGGTTCCCCACCAAGGACGTCGCGATGCTCGACGAGGACGGCTACCTGTTCATCGGCGGCCGCTCCGACGACACGATCATCCGCGGCGGGGAGAACATCGCACCCGCCGAGATCGAGGAAGTTCTCGTCGAGCACCCCGCGGTGCACGACTGCGCGGTGTTCGGCGCCGAAGACCCGCAATGGGGGCAGATCATCGTCGCGGTGGTGGTGCCTGCCGACGGTGCGACACCCGACCCCGACGAACTGCGTGACTACGTCCGGGGCCAGCTTCGCGGTTCCCGCACCCCCGACCGGGTCGTGTTCCGCGACGAGTTGCCCACCAGTCCGACCGGCAAGGTGCTGCGGCGTGAACTGGTCGCCGAGTTCAGCGCCGCCAAATCCTAA
- a CDS encoding SDR family oxidoreductase, with the protein MSAFTDRTLVVSGGSRGIGLAIALAAARRGANVVLLAKTAEPHPKLPGTVHTAVAEVEAAGGKGVAVVGDVRREEDVQTAVDTAVEHFGGVDIVINNASAIATEPTEHLSAKKFDLMMDINVRGTFLLTKAALPHLRRSTDAHVITLAPPLNMNPHWLGAHPAYTLSKYGMTLLSLGWAAEYADAGIGFSCLWPETYIATAAVANAPGFSDAMERSRDPQIMGDAAALILSRPAADVNGQCFIDSQLLAESGVTDLSRYGGGDDPILDIFVDKS; encoded by the coding sequence ATGTCCGCCTTCACTGACCGCACGCTCGTCGTCTCCGGCGGCAGCCGCGGTATCGGCCTGGCGATCGCGCTCGCTGCGGCCAGGCGCGGCGCCAACGTCGTGCTGCTGGCCAAGACCGCCGAACCGCATCCCAAGCTGCCGGGCACCGTGCACACCGCCGTCGCGGAGGTGGAGGCCGCGGGCGGCAAGGGCGTCGCGGTGGTCGGCGACGTGCGCCGCGAAGAGGACGTGCAGACGGCGGTGGACACCGCCGTGGAGCACTTCGGCGGCGTCGACATCGTCATCAACAACGCCAGCGCCATCGCCACCGAGCCGACCGAGCACCTGTCGGCCAAGAAGTTCGACCTGATGATGGACATCAACGTGCGCGGCACGTTCCTGCTGACCAAGGCCGCGCTGCCGCACCTGCGCCGGTCCACCGACGCCCACGTCATCACCCTGGCTCCCCCGCTGAACATGAACCCGCACTGGCTGGGTGCGCACCCGGCCTACACGCTGTCCAAATACGGCATGACGCTGCTGTCGCTGGGCTGGGCGGCCGAATACGCCGACGCCGGCATCGGATTCAGCTGCCTGTGGCCGGAGACGTACATCGCCACCGCCGCGGTGGCCAATGCGCCGGGATTCTCCGATGCGATGGAGCGTTCACGCGACCCGCAGATCATGGGCGACGCGGCGGCGCTGATCCTGTCGCGGCCCGCTGCCGACGTCAACGGGCAGTGCTTCATCGACTCGCAGCTGCTGGCCGAGTCCGGCGTCACCGACCTGTCCCGTTACGGCGGTGGGGACGACCCCATCCTTGATATCTTCGTCGACAAATCATGA
- a CDS encoding methylmalonyl-CoA mutase family protein, giving the protein MSEPVQTPSGIPLEPVYGPADRAGDPPPPGTYPFTRGNFASGYRGKTWTFRQYSGFGTPEESNSRYRYLLDQGGTGLSVALDLPTQCGYDSDDPEFGEEVGRVGVAVDTLADAEILFDGIPLDKISTSFTINGTAAILLAFYVAAAEKKGVPREKLTGTIQNDILKEYASRGTWIWPPEPSLRLIADTIEFCASEVPKFNAISVAGAHFRDAGANAVQEMAFTLADGVTYCDTVVERGRMTIDKFAPQISFFFYTHGDFFEEIAKYRAGRRRWATIVRERYGAGTDKASMFRFGCVAGGASLYAPQAQNNLVRVAYEAMAAVLGGVQSMFTAAWDEPFALPSEESATLALRTQQILAYETGVTKVADPLGGSYFVEALTDATEEKIIEIMHGLEQHGGMVRCIEDGYLQGLIADEAFKIHQEVESGARPVVGVNKFVVDEPPPDLATYELDAEGRDKQLKRLSKVKAERDGVAVKEALAALARAAEGDDNLMHKLIDCANAYCTVGEMVSTLKAVWGEFQQPVVF; this is encoded by the coding sequence ATGAGCGAGCCAGTGCAGACCCCGTCGGGGATCCCGCTCGAGCCGGTCTACGGGCCGGCGGACCGCGCGGGTGATCCCCCACCTCCGGGCACGTACCCGTTCACCCGCGGCAACTTCGCGTCCGGGTACCGGGGCAAGACCTGGACGTTTCGGCAGTATTCGGGTTTCGGGACGCCCGAGGAGTCCAACAGCCGCTACCGCTATCTGCTCGATCAGGGGGGCACCGGGTTGTCGGTCGCGCTCGACCTGCCGACGCAGTGCGGTTACGACTCCGATGACCCCGAGTTCGGTGAGGAGGTCGGCCGGGTCGGCGTCGCCGTCGACACCCTCGCCGACGCCGAGATCCTGTTCGACGGCATCCCGCTGGACAAGATCAGCACGAGCTTTACGATCAACGGGACCGCGGCGATCCTGCTGGCGTTCTATGTCGCGGCCGCCGAGAAGAAGGGCGTGCCGCGCGAGAAGCTGACCGGCACCATTCAGAACGACATCCTCAAGGAGTACGCCTCCCGGGGCACGTGGATCTGGCCGCCGGAGCCGTCGCTGCGGTTGATCGCCGACACCATCGAGTTCTGCGCGTCTGAGGTGCCCAAGTTCAACGCGATCTCGGTGGCCGGCGCGCACTTCCGCGACGCCGGCGCCAACGCGGTGCAGGAGATGGCGTTCACGCTCGCCGACGGCGTCACCTACTGCGACACCGTCGTCGAGCGCGGCCGGATGACGATCGACAAGTTCGCCCCGCAGATCTCGTTCTTCTTCTACACCCACGGCGACTTCTTCGAGGAGATCGCGAAGTACCGTGCCGGACGGCGGCGCTGGGCGACGATCGTGCGCGAGCGGTACGGCGCCGGCACCGACAAGGCGTCGATGTTCCGCTTCGGGTGCGTGGCCGGTGGCGCGTCGCTGTATGCGCCTCAGGCGCAGAACAACCTGGTTCGGGTTGCCTACGAGGCGATGGCGGCCGTGCTCGGCGGCGTGCAGTCGATGTTCACCGCCGCGTGGGACGAGCCGTTCGCGCTGCCCAGCGAGGAATCGGCGACGCTGGCGTTGCGCACGCAGCAGATCCTGGCCTACGAAACCGGCGTGACCAAGGTCGCCGATCCGCTCGGCGGGTCCTACTTCGTGGAGGCGCTCACCGACGCCACCGAGGAGAAGATCATCGAGATCATGCACGGTCTCGAACAGCACGGCGGCATGGTGCGCTGCATCGAGGACGGCTACCTGCAGGGGCTGATCGCCGACGAGGCGTTCAAGATCCACCAGGAGGTCGAGTCCGGGGCGCGGCCGGTCGTCGGGGTGAACAAGTTCGTCGTCGACGAGCCGCCACCGGACCTGGCCACCTACGAACTCGACGCCGAGGGCCGCGACAAGCAGCTGAAACGGTTGTCCAAGGTCAAGGCCGAACGCGACGGCGTGGCGGTCAAGGAAGCGCTGGCCGCGCTCGCCCGCGCCGCCGAGGGCGACGACAACCTGATGCACAAACTGATCGACTGCGCCAACGCGTACTGCACGGTGGGCGAGATGGTGTCGACCCTCAAGGCCGTGTGGGGCGAGTTCCAGCAGCCGGTGGTGTTCTGA
- a CDS encoding cobalamin B12-binding domain-containing protein produces MTSAQPVRVLVAKPGLDGHDRGAKIVARTLRDAGFEVIYTGIRQRIEDIVSIALQEDVALVGLSILSGAHLALTARTVEALRAADAGDIAVVVGGTIPQGDVDKLLSVGAAAVFPTGTALDTLVEEVRKLTGATVADA; encoded by the coding sequence GTGACATCCGCTCAGCCGGTCCGCGTCCTGGTCGCCAAGCCCGGCCTCGACGGTCATGACCGCGGCGCCAAGATCGTCGCGCGGACGCTGCGCGACGCGGGGTTCGAGGTGATCTACACCGGCATCCGGCAGCGCATCGAGGACATCGTGTCGATCGCACTGCAGGAAGACGTTGCGCTGGTGGGTCTTTCGATCCTGTCCGGAGCGCATCTGGCGCTGACCGCGCGTACCGTCGAGGCGTTACGCGCCGCCGACGCGGGCGATATCGCGGTGGTCGTCGGCGGCACCATCCCGCAGGGCGACGTCGACAAGCTGCTGTCGGTGGGTGCCGCCGCCGTGTTCCCGACCGGAACCGCGCTGGACACCCTGGTCGAGGAAGTCCGCAAACTGACCGGCGCGACGGTCGCCGACGCATGA